The following proteins come from a genomic window of Pyxidicoccus sp. MSG2:
- a CDS encoding type I restriction-modification system subunit M, whose translation MADTISQDEINSILWRACDSFRGTVDATEYKDYILTMLFVKFVSDVWKDHYEQYRKQFGNDDERIRRKLERERFVLPDISTFDYIYGTREAPNLGEVINEALEHLELANKAKLAHVFRNIDFNSDSRLGNTNKRNHILKNLLEDFANPKLDLRPSRIKNLDVIGNAYEYLIGRFAGDAGKKAGEFYTPPEVSVLIAKLVAPQPGERVYDPACGSGSLLIKCAAEAGSHNIAIYGQEAISSTWALCMMNMFLHDMTIAHIEWGDTLLEPKHIAADKLMTFEVVVANPPFSLDKWGAERAGEEARHYNRWHRGVPPKSKGDYAFISHMIESTTPGTGRVAVVVPHGVLFRGGSEGEIRRKLIEENLLDAVIGLPSNLFFGTGIPAAILVLRRDRSKRTDVLFIDASREFEDSKNQKKLRVDVEVAKVVATYAKRKNVDKYAYVALRKEIEVNDFNLNIPRYVDTFEAEDAVDLAAVQTEIDGIEIELARVRKEMAKALKELGL comes from the coding sequence ATGGCGGACACGATCTCTCAGGACGAAATCAACAGTATTCTCTGGCGCGCGTGCGACTCCTTCCGTGGCACCGTGGATGCCACCGAGTACAAGGACTACATCCTCACGATGTTGTTCGTGAAGTTTGTCAGCGACGTGTGGAAGGACCATTACGAACAGTATCGAAAGCAGTTCGGCAACGATGACGAGCGTATCCGGCGCAAGCTTGAGCGCGAACGGTTCGTCCTGCCCGACATCAGCACGTTCGACTACATCTATGGAACGCGCGAGGCGCCGAACCTTGGTGAAGTGATCAATGAAGCGCTTGAGCACCTTGAACTCGCTAACAAGGCGAAGCTCGCGCACGTCTTCCGCAACATCGACTTCAACAGCGATTCACGCCTCGGAAACACCAATAAGCGTAACCACATCCTGAAGAACCTCCTTGAGGATTTCGCCAATCCAAAGCTCGACCTGCGCCCGTCGCGAATTAAGAATCTTGACGTTATTGGCAATGCATACGAGTACTTGATTGGCCGGTTCGCCGGCGATGCAGGGAAGAAGGCGGGCGAGTTCTATACACCACCCGAGGTGTCGGTCCTCATCGCGAAGCTTGTAGCACCGCAGCCCGGTGAGCGCGTCTACGACCCGGCGTGTGGCTCGGGCTCGTTGCTAATCAAGTGCGCTGCGGAGGCGGGCTCGCACAACATCGCCATTTATGGCCAAGAGGCAATCAGCAGCACTTGGGCGCTGTGCATGATGAACATGTTCCTGCACGACATGACCATTGCCCACATTGAGTGGGGCGACACGCTGCTTGAGCCGAAACACATAGCGGCTGACAAGCTGATGACGTTCGAGGTGGTCGTAGCCAACCCGCCGTTTTCCCTCGACAAGTGGGGGGCGGAGCGTGCTGGCGAGGAAGCACGTCATTACAACCGTTGGCACCGCGGTGTACCGCCGAAGAGTAAGGGAGACTACGCATTCATCAGTCACATGATCGAGTCCACAACACCGGGAACCGGGCGTGTGGCGGTCGTCGTGCCGCACGGCGTACTTTTTCGAGGCGGCTCTGAGGGCGAGATTCGTCGCAAACTCATTGAGGAGAATCTCCTTGATGCTGTGATAGGCCTCCCCTCCAATCTCTTTTTTGGCACTGGCATTCCCGCTGCGATTCTTGTCCTTCGTCGAGATCGTAGTAAGCGTACCGACGTACTCTTTATTGATGCCTCGCGCGAGTTCGAGGACAGCAAGAATCAGAAAAAGCTCCGCGTTGACGTCGAGGTGGCGAAAGTCGTTGCCACTTATGCAAAGCGCAAGAACGTCGATAAGTACGCGTACGTTGCCCTGCGCAAGGAAATTGAGGTGAATGACTTCAACCTCAACATCCCGCGCTACGTAGACACGTTTGAGGCCGAGGATGCGGTTGATCTCGCGGCAGTGCAGACCGAGATTGACGGAATTGAGATTGAGCTAGCGAGAGTTCGAAAGGAAATGGCGAAGGCGTTGAAGGAGCTGGGATTGTGA